A region from the Etheostoma spectabile isolate EspeVRDwgs_2016 chromosome 9, UIUC_Espe_1.0, whole genome shotgun sequence genome encodes:
- the dmap1 gene encoding DNA methyltransferase 1-associated protein 1 isoform X2 has product MHREVYALLYSDKKDAPPLLPSDTTQGYRTVKAKLGCKKVRPWKWMPFTNPARRDGAIFHHWRRVAEEGKDYPFARFSKTVQVPVYSEQEYQMHLHDDGWTKAETDHLFDLCKRFDLRFVVVHDRYDHQQYRKRSVEDLKERYYTICGKLTKVRAATGTEPKIYIFDAGHERRRKEQLDKLFNRTPEQVAEEEYLIQELRKIETRKREREKKAQDLQKLIKAADTTTELRRAEKRVSKKKLPQKRETEKPAVPETAGIKFPDFKSAGVTLRSQRMKLPSSVGQKKIKAIEQILLDQGVDLNPMPTEEIVQMFNELRSDLVLLYELKQAHSNCEYEQQMLRHRYEALLKAGSGGGFGGTIGAGPPAATQVGEVNATNSNTASTPGGEAPSWPSADDIKLEAKEQIIDVVGAPLTPNSRKRRESASSSSSVKKVKKP; this is encoded by the exons ATGCACCGAGAGGTCTATGCTCTGCTCTACTCAGATAAAAA AGATGCACCCCCTTTGCTGCCTAGTGATACTACTCAGGGCTACAGGACAGTTAAAGCCAAGCTGGGCTGTAAAAAGGTGCGACCTTGGAAGTGGATGCCCTTCACCAATCCAGCTCGCAGGGATGGGGCTATATTCCACCACTGGAGACGTGTGGCAGAGGAGGGCAAGGACTACCCTTTTGCCCGGTTCAGCAAG ACAGTGCAGGTACCAGTGTACTCTGAGCAGGAGTACCAGATGCATCTCCATGACGATGGCTGGACTAAAGCAGAGACAGACCACCTGTTTGACCTGTGCAAGCGCTTTGACCTGCGCTTTGTAGTTGTCCATGACCGTTATGACCACCAGCAGTACAGA AAACGTTCTGTGGAGGACCTGAAAGAACGATATTATACCATTTGTGGTAAGCTGACCAAGGTGCGTGCTGCTACAGGGACGGAGCCCAAGATCTACATCTTTGATGCCGGCCATGAAAGGCGCCGTAAAGAGCAACTGGACAAGCTCTTTAATCGCACACCTGAACAA GTGGCAGAAGAGGAATATCTCATTCAGGAGCTAAGGAAGATTGAgacaagaaagagagagcgtGAGAAGAAGGCCCAGGATCTGCAGAAACTTATTAAAGCCGCTGACACAACCACAGAGTTAAGGCGAGCAGAAAAGAGAGTTTCTAAGAAGAAACTACCACAAAAAAGAGAAACCGAAAAACCG gcTGTTCCAGAAACAGCAGGCATCAAGTTCCCTGACTTCAAATCAGCGGGAGTCACACTGCGCAGTCAGAGG ATGAAACTGCCAAGCTCTGTAGGCCAGAAGAAGATCAAGGCCATTGAGCAGATCCTGCTAGACCAAGGAGTGG ATCTTAACCCCATGCCCACAGAGGAGATTGTTCAGATGTTTAATGAACTTCGTAGCGACTTAGTGCTGCTGTATGAGCTGAAGCAGGCCCACAGCAACTGTGAATACGAACAACAGATGCTGCGTCATCGCTATGAGGCCCTTCTGAAGGCTGGCAGTGGAGGCGGGTTTGGTGGTACTATAGGGGCTGGACCCCCAGCTGCGACACAGGTTGGAGAAGTCAATGCCACCAACAGCAATACAGCATCCACCCCAGGGGGTGAAGCTCCATCCTGGCCCAGTGCAGATGACATCAAGTTGGAAGCCAAGGAACAAATCATTGATGTTGTTGGAGCACCACTTACCCCCAACTCA
- the dmap1 gene encoding DNA methyltransferase 1-associated protein 1 isoform X1, translating to MSTGADVRDILELAGGENDGPISKKDLINSDKKKTKKTTETLTFKRPEGMHREVYALLYSDKKDAPPLLPSDTTQGYRTVKAKLGCKKVRPWKWMPFTNPARRDGAIFHHWRRVAEEGKDYPFARFSKTVQVPVYSEQEYQMHLHDDGWTKAETDHLFDLCKRFDLRFVVVHDRYDHQQYRKRSVEDLKERYYTICGKLTKVRAATGTEPKIYIFDAGHERRRKEQLDKLFNRTPEQVAEEEYLIQELRKIETRKREREKKAQDLQKLIKAADTTTELRRAEKRVSKKKLPQKRETEKPAVPETAGIKFPDFKSAGVTLRSQRMKLPSSVGQKKIKAIEQILLDQGVDLNPMPTEEIVQMFNELRSDLVLLYELKQAHSNCEYEQQMLRHRYEALLKAGSGGGFGGTIGAGPPAATQVGEVNATNSNTASTPGGEAPSWPSADDIKLEAKEQIIDVVGAPLTPNSRKRRESASSSSSVKKVKKP from the exons ATGTCTACTGGCGCTGATGTCAGGGATATTCTGGAGTTGGCTGGAGGAGAAAATGACGGTCCCATCAGCAAGAAAGATCTCATTAACTCAGACAAG AAAAAAACGAAGAAGACAACAGAAACGCTGACCTTCAAGAGACCTGAGGGGATGCACCGAGAGGTCTATGCTCTGCTCTACTCAGATAAAAA AGATGCACCCCCTTTGCTGCCTAGTGATACTACTCAGGGCTACAGGACAGTTAAAGCCAAGCTGGGCTGTAAAAAGGTGCGACCTTGGAAGTGGATGCCCTTCACCAATCCAGCTCGCAGGGATGGGGCTATATTCCACCACTGGAGACGTGTGGCAGAGGAGGGCAAGGACTACCCTTTTGCCCGGTTCAGCAAG ACAGTGCAGGTACCAGTGTACTCTGAGCAGGAGTACCAGATGCATCTCCATGACGATGGCTGGACTAAAGCAGAGACAGACCACCTGTTTGACCTGTGCAAGCGCTTTGACCTGCGCTTTGTAGTTGTCCATGACCGTTATGACCACCAGCAGTACAGA AAACGTTCTGTGGAGGACCTGAAAGAACGATATTATACCATTTGTGGTAAGCTGACCAAGGTGCGTGCTGCTACAGGGACGGAGCCCAAGATCTACATCTTTGATGCCGGCCATGAAAGGCGCCGTAAAGAGCAACTGGACAAGCTCTTTAATCGCACACCTGAACAA GTGGCAGAAGAGGAATATCTCATTCAGGAGCTAAGGAAGATTGAgacaagaaagagagagcgtGAGAAGAAGGCCCAGGATCTGCAGAAACTTATTAAAGCCGCTGACACAACCACAGAGTTAAGGCGAGCAGAAAAGAGAGTTTCTAAGAAGAAACTACCACAAAAAAGAGAAACCGAAAAACCG gcTGTTCCAGAAACAGCAGGCATCAAGTTCCCTGACTTCAAATCAGCGGGAGTCACACTGCGCAGTCAGAGG ATGAAACTGCCAAGCTCTGTAGGCCAGAAGAAGATCAAGGCCATTGAGCAGATCCTGCTAGACCAAGGAGTGG ATCTTAACCCCATGCCCACAGAGGAGATTGTTCAGATGTTTAATGAACTTCGTAGCGACTTAGTGCTGCTGTATGAGCTGAAGCAGGCCCACAGCAACTGTGAATACGAACAACAGATGCTGCGTCATCGCTATGAGGCCCTTCTGAAGGCTGGCAGTGGAGGCGGGTTTGGTGGTACTATAGGGGCTGGACCCCCAGCTGCGACACAGGTTGGAGAAGTCAATGCCACCAACAGCAATACAGCATCCACCCCAGGGGGTGAAGCTCCATCCTGGCCCAGTGCAGATGACATCAAGTTGGAAGCCAAGGAACAAATCATTGATGTTGTTGGAGCACCACTTACCCCCAACTCA